A portion of the Calothrix sp. 336/3 genome contains these proteins:
- a CDS encoding DOPA 4,5-dioxygenase family protein has translation MTETAIANLPINSYHAHVYYDTSTREIAAHIREELGAKFEVQLGRWRDEPVGPHPKSMYQVAFASDRFAEIVPWLMLNRQGLDILVHPNTGDALADHTAHSLWLGSKLELNLEVLKTG, from the coding sequence ATGACAGAAACAGCGATCGCCAATTTACCTATTAATAGCTACCATGCCCATGTTTATTACGATACTAGTACTCGCGAGATTGCTGCCCATATCCGTGAGGAATTAGGTGCTAAATTCGAGGTACAGCTTGGACGTTGGCGAGATGAACCCGTTGGACCACACCCCAAATCGATGTATCAAGTTGCATTTGCCAGCGATCGCTTTGCAGAGATTGTCCCTTGGTTAATGCTCAATCGTCAGGGTTTGGATATATTAGTGCATCCTAATACTGGTGACGCTCTTGCTGACCATACTGCCCATTCTCTCTGGTTGGGGAGTAAATTGGAATTGAATCTTGAGGTTTTAAAAACAGGTTAA
- a CDS encoding glutathione S-transferase family protein, whose amino-acid sequence MPTQNTVSGWEQLLEIARKNTDARRIRRPGQHPSTAPIPSSNHNLLPDTKPPVLLYRDTNSWCPFCERVWFALEEKQIPFETEFIDLSNKPKWYTDLVPTAKVPGAKINGQLVYESKDILLALEEKFGQTLLPEDPDENAIARQWIEEAETNGLRDIAYQFLRQPPEEPHELAKLQAEFEAKLEELEQLLAKYPGSYFLSTFSLVDIMYSPHLDRLAANLPVYRGYHLKGNPRYPRINTWFTALNERPAYHRVKSDDITNNLLLRRRWGVQPTGNLLPPDPIYTDSLQFRAEAAERLSDNREVAIGDILKNSGVQALVKDGDISPIQSAIDFHLRLLANYLIHGDETALPWGRVGGQDNADPTFSAVGAITLSYVRNRICAPRDMSAGAATAFRAAVDKVLRAIY is encoded by the coding sequence ATGCCCACACAAAACACAGTATCCGGTTGGGAGCAACTATTAGAAATTGCTCGTAAAAATACCGATGCTCGTCGTATCCGTAGACCAGGACAGCATCCTTCGACCGCACCAATACCCAGCAGTAATCACAACCTTCTACCCGATACCAAACCACCAGTTCTGCTATATCGCGATACAAATTCTTGGTGTCCTTTTTGTGAGCGAGTGTGGTTTGCTCTAGAAGAAAAACAAATACCTTTTGAAACAGAGTTTATAGACCTGAGTAATAAACCCAAATGGTATACTGATTTAGTCCCTACCGCCAAAGTTCCGGGTGCAAAAATCAACGGTCAATTAGTCTACGAATCCAAAGATATTCTCTTAGCATTGGAGGAAAAATTCGGACAAACCCTACTTCCAGAAGACCCTGACGAAAATGCGATCGCCCGACAATGGATTGAAGAAGCAGAAACAAATGGGTTACGAGATATTGCTTATCAATTCCTCAGACAACCACCGGAAGAACCCCATGAATTAGCTAAACTACAGGCAGAATTTGAAGCTAAGTTAGAGGAACTAGAACAACTTCTCGCAAAATATCCTGGTTCCTATTTCCTCTCAACATTTAGCCTCGTGGATATTATGTATAGTCCCCATCTCGACCGCTTGGCAGCTAATTTACCCGTATACCGTGGTTATCATCTCAAAGGTAATCCTCGCTATCCACGCATTAACACTTGGTTTACTGCTTTGAACGAGCGTCCAGCTTATCACCGTGTCAAATCTGATGATATCACCAATAATTTACTCTTACGTCGTCGTTGGGGTGTTCAACCGACAGGAAATCTACTACCCCCAGACCCTATATATACTGATTCACTCCAATTTCGAGCCGAAGCAGCAGAAAGATTGAGTGATAATCGAGAAGTTGCAATTGGTGATATTCTCAAAAACTCTGGAGTTCAAGCTCTGGTTAAAGATGGAGACATTTCACCAATTCAATCTGCAATTGATTTTCACTTGCGATTACTCGCAAACTATCTGATTCATGGTGATGAAACAGCTTTACCCTGGGGACGGGTTGGAGGTCAAGATAATGCAGACCCGACATTCTCAGCAGTAGGAGCAATTACACTCAGCTATGTGAGAAATAGAATTTGCGCTCCTCGCGATATGAGTGCAGGTGCTGCAACAGCATTTCGCGCTGCTGTGGATAAGGTATTAAGAGCTATTTATTAG
- a CDS encoding ferredoxin family protein, which produces MALITQRVDVPVIVDESKCLEKCVACIEVCPLDVLAKNPETGKAYMKYDECWFCLPCEKECPTNAITVQIPFLLR; this is translated from the coding sequence ATGGCTTTGATTACGCAAAGAGTCGATGTTCCAGTTATTGTAGACGAATCGAAATGCTTGGAAAAATGTGTAGCTTGCATTGAAGTTTGCCCGTTAGATGTTTTAGCAAAAAACCCCGAAACAGGTAAAGCCTATATGAAATACGATGAATGTTGGTTTTGTTTACCTTGTGAAAAAGAATGTCCGACAAACGCAATTACTGTGCAAATTCCTTTTTTATTACGGTAG
- a CDS encoding pyridoxamine 5'-phosphate oxidase family protein → MAKLFDSITEELQEFIKAQHLFFVGSAPLSSTGHVNLSPKGLGGFRILSPHRVGYLDVTGSGNETSAHLQENGRITFMFCAFQEPPIILRLYGKGYTVIPSSPEWETLYPLFPNIPGGRQIIVADIERVQTSCGLGVPLYEYKGQRESLVKWAQKKGEVGLKEYRQQKNMVSIDGLATPLSKSFLLP, encoded by the coding sequence ATGGCTAAACTTTTTGATTCAATTACAGAAGAACTGCAAGAATTTATTAAAGCTCAACATCTTTTTTTTGTAGGTTCTGCACCATTAAGTTCCACTGGTCACGTTAACCTTTCTCCTAAAGGTCTAGGAGGTTTTCGTATTCTTTCTCCTCATCGTGTAGGATATTTGGATGTGACAGGTAGTGGTAACGAAACCTCAGCTCATCTGCAAGAAAATGGTCGAATTACTTTTATGTTTTGCGCGTTTCAAGAACCCCCTATTATTCTCCGTCTCTATGGTAAAGGATACACGGTTATTCCTAGTTCACCAGAGTGGGAAACTTTATATCCATTGTTTCCAAACATTCCTGGAGGGCGGCAAATTATAGTAGCGGATATCGAAAGAGTGCAAACCTCCTGTGGTTTAGGTGTACCACTTTATGAATATAAAGGACAGAGGGAAAGTTTAGTCAAATGGGCACAGAAAAAAGGTGAAGTCGGGCTTAAAGAATATCGTCAGCAAAAAAATATGGTTAGCATTGATGGTTTAGCGACTCCACTAAGTAAGTCATTTTTACTACCGTAA
- a CDS encoding HEAT repeat domain-containing protein has translation MSINTDSELNQWLEMLRSSDVNERLVAVKTLQHLGEEEAVDALMIALEDESKIVQKIAVTALWEIANPIAIPALLKALASPDVEIRNEALSALGELIAPEHLPILLDVLSQEDLNQSTNPNINLQLNILILLRKIHDIQSLPAVLSFLNSPHPQLREAAITTLSYLNQVKICPSALALIGDKNELVRRAAALTLGHLADTEIIDLLSNALIKDTDWQVRRNAAKSLVIHANKKAIPSVIIAITDTHWQVRKFALQFVHKVPDIRCLPLVIGALVDEYADVRKASVIALTNWVNSDTTPQVKNALQQALDDPDREVSIYAERAIAKLKLHQINNV, from the coding sequence ATGTCTATAAATACAGATTCTGAATTAAATCAATGGTTAGAAATGTTGCGCTCCTCTGACGTAAACGAGCGCTTAGTAGCCGTCAAAACTCTACAACATTTGGGCGAAGAAGAAGCCGTTGATGCGCTAATGATTGCGCTGGAGGATGAAAGTAAAATTGTACAGAAAATTGCTGTGACTGCGCTGTGGGAAATAGCGAATCCCATTGCGATTCCGGCTTTATTAAAAGCCCTCGCATCTCCAGATGTGGAAATTAGGAATGAAGCATTATCAGCTTTGGGTGAATTAATCGCTCCAGAACATTTACCTATACTATTAGATGTTTTGTCACAGGAAGATTTAAATCAAAGCACAAACCCAAATATCAACTTACAGCTAAATATTCTGATTCTCCTTCGCAAAATTCACGACATTCAATCCTTACCCGCAGTATTGAGCTTTTTGAATTCTCCCCATCCCCAACTTCGAGAAGCAGCAATTACAACCCTTAGCTACCTCAATCAGGTGAAAATATGCCCTTCTGCATTAGCTCTCATTGGTGATAAAAACGAATTAGTGCGTCGTGCTGCGGCTTTAACTTTAGGACATTTAGCAGATACGGAAATAATTGATTTATTGAGTAATGCATTAATTAAAGATACGGATTGGCAAGTTCGGAGAAATGCTGCCAAATCCTTGGTAATTCACGCCAATAAAAAAGCAATTCCATCAGTTATTATTGCGATTACAGATACCCATTGGCAGGTACGTAAATTTGCCTTACAGTTTGTCCATAAAGTGCCAGATATTCGCTGCTTACCTTTAGTAATCGGAGCTTTAGTTGACGAATATGCGGATGTCAGAAAAGCGTCGGTAATTGCTCTGACTAATTGGGTGAATTCAGACACTACTCCCCAGGTTAAAAATGCCCTCCAACAAGCATTAGACGACCCCGATCGAGAAGTGAGCATCTATGCAGAAAGGGCGATCGCCAAACTTAAACTTCACCAAATAAATAATGTCTAG
- a CDS encoding Mrp/NBP35 family ATP-binding protein — translation MSSHQSPFQSPQSQPSPPDSPNPIRQQEVTQLLKQVIEPTLKNDIISLGMVRNLRIVDDYVYLRLYVGSHQHQLQTEIQTALSPLSWCKKTYIQLCTIPGVKIAIAVSSGKGGVGKSTTSVNLAAALQLTGAKVGLLDADVYGPNVPQMLGLGKSEVQVIDTPQGKRFLPLESYGIKVMSVGLLAEPNHPLAWRGPVLHKIITQFINEVEWGELDYLLIDLPPGTGDAQITIVQESPICGVILVTTPQQVAVSDVRRSVHMFRQVGVPVLGIIENMSYFIYQNGEQTSIFGSGGGQKLAEELQAPLLGQIPIDPRICAGGDLGEPLTFSEPNSPVGEIFRQIAGAINKTFLSDFFY, via the coding sequence ATGTCTAGTCACCAATCTCCCTTTCAATCTCCCCAATCCCAACCTTCCCCTCCCGATTCCCCAAATCCAATTCGTCAGCAGGAAGTTACCCAACTACTCAAACAAGTCATCGAACCGACTTTAAAAAACGATATTATCAGCTTGGGAATGGTACGAAATTTACGTATCGTTGATGACTATGTTTACCTACGTCTTTATGTCGGTTCCCACCAACATCAATTACAAACAGAAATTCAAACCGCACTATCTCCCCTTTCCTGGTGCAAAAAAACTTATATCCAACTTTGTACAATTCCGGGAGTAAAAATTGCGATCGCAGTTTCTAGCGGAAAAGGTGGTGTCGGGAAATCCACAACTTCCGTCAACCTCGCAGCAGCTTTACAACTTACAGGAGCAAAAGTCGGACTTTTAGATGCCGATGTTTATGGTCCCAATGTACCCCAAATGTTAGGTTTGGGAAAATCAGAGGTGCAAGTCATCGATACTCCCCAGGGTAAAAGATTTCTACCCCTTGAATCTTACGGTATCAAAGTTATGTCCGTAGGTTTACTAGCCGAACCCAACCATCCACTCGCATGGCGTGGTCCTGTTTTACACAAAATTATTACCCAATTTATCAATGAAGTGGAATGGGGAGAACTAGATTATTTATTGATTGACCTTCCTCCCGGTACTGGGGATGCCCAAATTACAATCGTACAAGAAAGTCCAATTTGTGGGGTGATATTAGTAACAACTCCCCAGCAAGTTGCCGTTTCTGATGTTCGTCGCAGTGTTCATATGTTTCGCCAAGTAGGGGTTCCGGTTCTCGGTATTATCGAAAATATGAGCTATTTCATTTATCAAAATGGTGAGCAAACTTCTATTTTTGGTTCCGGTGGTGGTCAAAAACTCGCGGAAGAACTTCAAGCTCCGTTGCTGGGACAAATACCAATCGATCCCCGTATTTGTGCTGGCGGAGATTTAGGAGAACCGTTGACATTTTCCGAACCCAATTCCCCTGTTGGTGAAATATTTAGGCAAATTGCTGGGGCAATAAATAAGACTTTTTTGTCTGATTTTTTCTATTAA
- a CDS encoding SDR family oxidoreductase, which yields MAEKLQGKVAIVTGASSGIGEATAIALAAEGALVAIAARRTDRLDGVAKHIEGRGGKVLSITTDITDETQVGDLIEKTNAEFGQVDILVNNAGIGVLGAIDTGNPADWRKAIDVNVLGVLYATHAVLPILKAQKSGHIVNISSVAGRTARAGVGVYNATKWGVNALSEALRQEVYQDNIRVTIIEPGLVDTEFSNLISDPVAKERSEERRKRITPLKSEDIANAIIYALTQPPHVNVNEILIRPTAQDN from the coding sequence ATGGCAGAAAAATTACAAGGAAAAGTAGCGATTGTGACAGGAGCTTCTTCGGGAATTGGAGAAGCAACCGCGATCGCCCTAGCTGCGGAAGGAGCTTTAGTTGCAATTGCAGCAAGACGTACAGACCGTCTTGATGGAGTTGCCAAACATATTGAAGGCAGAGGTGGCAAGGTATTATCTATTACTACTGATATTACGGACGAAACCCAAGTTGGTGATTTAATCGAAAAGACGAACGCCGAGTTTGGACAGGTAGACATTCTCGTCAATAATGCGGGGATTGGTGTATTGGGTGCGATCGATACAGGAAATCCCGCAGATTGGCGAAAGGCGATCGATGTAAATGTTTTGGGGGTTTTGTATGCAACCCACGCGGTTTTACCCATTCTCAAAGCCCAAAAATCGGGACATATCGTTAATATCTCATCCGTAGCAGGACGAACGGCAAGAGCGGGTGTGGGAGTTTACAACGCCACCAAGTGGGGTGTGAATGCTTTATCAGAAGCATTGCGTCAGGAAGTATACCAAGACAACATCCGCGTCACCATCATCGAACCTGGTTTAGTAGATACAGAATTCAGTAATTTGATTTCCGATCCAGTTGCTAAAGAACGTAGTGAAGAGCGACGCAAGAGAATTACACCCCTCAAAAGCGAAGATATCGCCAACGCGATCATTTACGCACTTACACAACCTCCCCATGTGAATGTCAATGAAATTCTAATTCGACCGACAGCCCAAGATAATTAG
- a CDS encoding MFS transporter, translating to MSYWLEKNIYQQIYRHFPAFKSRNFRLFFSGQILSLSGTFMSQVTISWLIYDLTHSPWLLGIIGFLQFLPALILTPFSGVLCDRWSRRNLLMLVQVLGFIVSFSLTTLTFFGLIEVPILMGATILAGLLKGLDMPVRYAIVVETVDEREHLSNAIALYSAILSSSMLIGPAIGGALLATAGAKYCFLYDSMSYAIALLTLAMMKLQVVPVNHQSQNTWQKLKEGFTYVYSCLPIRIILLLLGFHGVAGISYMALLPIFAGDILKGDGGTMGLLSAASSVGSIVACVYLSLRRQVLGLERLMALCPLIVGLGLIAFGLSRQIWLSVLILTAIGGGGILKVSCGNTIIQNLVEDDKRGRVMSLYSLAVIGTLPLGNLFAGTLAQHIGAPTTVICCGLMCLVETVWFARQLPLLTSWIRLKTNAVRELAPVHN from the coding sequence TTGAGTTACTGGCTAGAAAAAAACATTTATCAGCAAATTTATCGACATTTTCCGGCATTCAAATCCCGTAACTTTCGGCTCTTTTTTAGCGGACAAATCCTATCCCTGTCGGGTACATTCATGAGTCAGGTGACGATTTCCTGGCTGATATATGATTTGACCCATTCTCCTTGGTTATTGGGGATAATTGGATTTCTGCAATTTTTGCCCGCGTTAATTCTGACACCTTTTTCCGGAGTACTCTGCGATCGCTGGAGTCGCAGGAATTTACTCATGTTGGTACAAGTCTTGGGGTTTATTGTTTCCTTTAGCCTCACGACACTGACTTTTTTCGGATTGATTGAGGTTCCCATCCTCATGGGTGCAACGATTTTGGCTGGATTGCTCAAGGGATTGGATATGCCAGTGCGGTATGCGATCGTGGTTGAAACAGTTGATGAACGGGAGCATTTGAGTAATGCGATCGCGTTGTATTCTGCCATTCTCAGCAGTTCGATGTTAATTGGACCAGCCATTGGTGGTGCCTTACTTGCTACCGCAGGAGCCAAATATTGCTTTTTGTACGACAGTATGAGCTACGCGATCGCGTTGTTGACTTTGGCAATGATGAAGTTGCAAGTTGTTCCAGTAAACCACCAATCTCAAAATACCTGGCAAAAGCTCAAGGAAGGATTTACTTACGTCTACAGTTGTTTGCCAATCCGGATTATTTTATTGCTCTTAGGATTCCACGGAGTCGCTGGGATTTCCTATATGGCATTACTGCCAATTTTTGCTGGGGATATCCTCAAGGGTGACGGGGGAACCATGGGTTTGTTGAGTGCTGCGAGTTCTGTTGGTTCGATAGTTGCCTGTGTTTATTTGAGTTTGCGTCGGCAGGTTTTAGGATTGGAACGATTGATGGCATTATGTCCCCTCATCGTTGGTTTGGGATTAATTGCCTTTGGACTATCGCGGCAAATTTGGCTGTCCGTATTGATTTTGACCGCGATCGGGGGTGGGGGAATTCTCAAGGTTTCCTGTGGGAACACGATTATTCAGAACCTGGTGGAGGATGATAAACGCGGTAGGGTGATGAGTTTATATTCCTTGGCTGTGATTGGTACGTTACCTTTAGGAAACTTATTTGCGGGTACTCTCGCGCAACACATTGGCGCGCCAACTACGGTAATTTGTTGTGGTTTGATGTGTTTGGTGGAAACTGTTTGGTTTGCTCGTCAGTTACCACTTTTGACAAGTTGGATTCGGTTGAAAACAAATGCTGTTCGAGAATTAGCTCCAGTTCATAACTAA
- a CDS encoding CmcJ/NvfI family oxidoreductase gives MSLETQVLDSPISQPLPHVEAELSYLIPMVEKPVNYTYEPPPGIPRHNGKYENRRLPIKNARQISQNFSVDIEGFAFIRYPSHVSNFYDEDEIQRVYYPEAEQLLKDVTGGTQVVIFDHTLRNAQRLQAGDTSIKEPVKRVHNDFTAKSGYTRACKELAARGIDHINELLQQRFAIINIWRPITPVEESPLTVCDARSIAPTDLVAGDLVYRDRVGETYAVTYNPTHEWFYFPQMQPDEALLIKCFDSATDGTARFAAHTGFNDPTSLANASPRESIELRTLVFYS, from the coding sequence ATGAGTCTAGAAACTCAAGTTTTAGACAGTCCAATTTCCCAGCCACTTCCTCATGTGGAAGCAGAACTGAGCTACCTAATTCCGATGGTAGAAAAGCCAGTTAACTATACCTACGAACCACCACCAGGAATTCCCCGACATAACGGTAAGTATGAAAACCGTAGATTACCGATTAAAAATGCTCGCCAGATATCGCAAAATTTTTCTGTTGATATAGAAGGGTTTGCCTTTATTCGCTATCCCAGTCATGTCAGCAATTTTTATGACGAAGACGAGATACAGCGTGTATATTATCCTGAAGCCGAGCAACTATTAAAAGATGTCACGGGTGGAACTCAAGTAGTTATTTTTGACCACACGCTCCGTAATGCTCAACGCTTGCAAGCAGGTGACACCTCGATTAAAGAACCAGTTAAGCGGGTACATAATGACTTTACTGCCAAATCTGGCTATACTCGCGCTTGTAAAGAATTGGCAGCCAGAGGAATAGATCACATTAATGAACTGTTGCAACAAAGGTTTGCCATAATTAATATTTGGCGACCAATTACACCAGTGGAAGAATCCCCACTCACGGTATGCGATGCTCGCAGTATCGCCCCAACAGACTTAGTTGCAGGCGATTTGGTGTATCGCGATCGCGTGGGTGAAACCTATGCTGTGACGTACAATCCGACACATGAATGGTTTTATTTTCCGCAAATGCAACCAGACGAGGCATTATTAATCAAATGCTTTGATTCTGCCACAGATGGAACAGCCAGATTTGCTGCTCATACTGGTTTTAATGACCCTACGAGTTTGGCAAATGCTTCTCCTCGCGAGAGTATTGAGTTGAGGACTTTGGTTTTTTATTCTTAG
- a CDS encoding glutathione S-transferase family protein produces the protein MSTVHLYFAKASTFSQRTRVVLLEKGIEFTSTEIEFPNKPADFLQVSRYGKVPAIKHGDVEIYESAIINEYLEEVFPEPALLPKELGKKAIARIWIDYANTRLVPAFNKFLRGKDASEQEQGRKEFTEALLHIEREGLEKLSGNSLYFLGENLSLVDISFYPWFERLPILEQFRKFDLPAETPRLQTWWKTLRDRDSIKAVANPTEFYIERFAKILGEPIPVGASQN, from the coding sequence ATGAGTACAGTACACCTTTACTTCGCCAAGGCTTCTACCTTTTCCCAGCGTACTCGCGTTGTCTTGCTAGAAAAGGGGATTGAATTCACCTCTACAGAAATTGAATTTCCCAATAAACCCGCAGATTTTCTTCAGGTTTCTCGGTACGGAAAAGTGCCAGCAATCAAACATGGGGATGTAGAAATTTACGAATCTGCGATTATCAATGAATACTTAGAAGAGGTTTTTCCCGAACCTGCATTGTTACCAAAAGAACTGGGTAAAAAAGCGATCGCCCGGATTTGGATTGACTATGCCAATACCCGTCTTGTACCTGCATTTAATAAGTTTTTGCGCGGTAAGGATGCTAGTGAACAAGAGCAGGGACGCAAAGAGTTTACCGAGGCTCTGTTACATATCGAACGGGAAGGATTAGAGAAATTATCGGGAAACAGTCTCTACTTTTTGGGTGAGAATTTGAGCTTAGTCGATATTAGTTTCTATCCTTGGTTCGAGCGCTTACCAATCTTAGAACAATTCCGCAAATTTGACCTACCAGCAGAAACCCCTCGCTTGCAGACATGGTGGAAAACATTGCGCGATCGCGATTCGATTAAAGCAGTGGCAAATCCAACAGAGTTCTATATCGAAAGGTTTGCGAAAATACTCGGCGAACCCATTCCAGTGGGAGCCAGTCAAAACTAA
- a CDS encoding 2-phosphosulfolactate phosphatase: MSYYNQSQFEIRCEWGQKGVEKLAKISDVIIIVDILSFSTCVEIANSRNAIIFPCDRSQEFASEFAHSVNAELAKKRGDRGYSLSPTSLMKISKHTRLVLPSPNGSSLSLGTGKTPTLAGCLRNCRTVALAAMKYGNRVAVIPAGEKWEDGSLRPGFEDSIGAGAIINHLQGSLSPDARAALAAFRDAQPHLQEVIKQCGSGIELIEKGFEQDVDLAAELDVSDCVPTLISTLGHKAYINKPD, encoded by the coding sequence ATGAGTTATTACAACCAATCTCAATTTGAGATTCGGTGCGAATGGGGACAAAAAGGGGTCGAGAAATTAGCGAAAATTAGCGATGTAATTATTATCGTAGATATTTTATCTTTTTCGACTTGCGTGGAAATTGCCAATAGTCGAAATGCGATTATTTTCCCTTGCGATCGCTCCCAAGAATTTGCATCAGAATTTGCCCATTCTGTAAATGCAGAACTGGCGAAAAAAAGAGGAGATAGGGGTTATTCACTATCTCCTACATCTCTGATGAAAATATCAAAACATACCAGACTTGTGTTACCTTCACCAAATGGTTCTTCTCTGAGTTTGGGAACTGGCAAAACTCCTACTTTGGCTGGATGTTTGCGAAATTGTCGAACTGTGGCTTTAGCAGCGATGAAATACGGAAATCGCGTTGCTGTGATTCCAGCAGGAGAAAAATGGGAAGATGGAAGTCTTCGTCCTGGGTTTGAGGACTCTATAGGTGCGGGAGCAATTATTAATCATCTCCAAGGTAGTTTGTCACCGGATGCTCGAGCTGCTTTAGCTGCTTTTCGTGATGCTCAACCCCATCTCCAAGAGGTAATTAAACAATGCGGTTCCGGTATAGAACTAATCGAAAAGGGATTTGAGCAAGATGTTGATTTAGCCGCAGAATTAGATGTCAGTGACTGTGTTCCTACATTAATTTCGACATTAGGACATAAAGCCTATATCAACAAGCCCGATTAA